One Epinephelus moara isolate mb chromosome 20, YSFRI_EMoa_1.0, whole genome shotgun sequence genomic window carries:
- the LOC126407963 gene encoding gamma-crystallin M2-like: MSATDMNMMSRVIFYEDRNFQGRSYECSSDCSDMSSYLSRCHSCRVQRGCFMVYDRTNFMGNQFFLRRGEYSDYQSMMGMSDCIRSCRMIPMHRGSYRMRIYERENFGGHMHELMDDCDNVMDRYRMSNCMSCHVMDGHWLMYEQPHYRGRMMYMRPGEYRSFMNMGMNNMRFMSMKRIMDSYY, encoded by the exons ATGTCCGCCACCGACATGAACATGATGAGCAGG gTCATCTTCTACGAGGACAGGAACTTCCAGGGTCGTTCCTACGAGTGCAGCAGCGACTGCTCCGACATGTCCTCCTACCTGAGCAGGTGTCACTCCTGCAGGGTGCAGAGAGGCTGCTTCATGGTCTATGACCGCACCAACTTCATGGGCAACCAGTTCTTCCTGAGGAGGGGCGAGTACTCCGACTACCAGAGCATGATGGGAATGAGCGACTGCATCAGGTCCTGCCGCATGATCCCCATG CACCGCGGCTCCTACAGGATGAGGATCTATGAGAGGGAGAACTTCGGAGGCCACATGCACGAGCTGATGGACGACTGCGACAACGTCATGGACCGTTACCGCATGTCCAACTGCATGTCCTGTCACGTGATGGACGGACACTGGCTGATGTACGAGCAGCCCCACTACAGAGGCAGGATGATGTACATGAGGCCTGGAGAGTACAGGAGCTTCATGAACATGGGCATGAACAACATGAGGTTCATGAGCATGAAGCGCATCATGGACTCTTACTATTAG
- the LOC126407964 gene encoding gamma-crystallin M2-like — MTSSSMNMGRVIFYEDKNFQGRSYECSSDCADMSSYLSRCHSCRVERGCFMVYDRTNFMGNQYFLRRGEYSDYQSMMGMNDCIRSCRMIPMHRGSYKMRIYERENFGGHMHELMDDCDNVMDRYRMSNCMSCNVMDGHWLMYEQPHYRGRMMYMRPGEYRNFMNMGMNNMRFMSMKRIMDSYY; from the exons ATGACTTCCAGCAGCATGAACATGGGCAGG GTCATCTTCTACGAGGACAAGAACTTCCAGGGTCGTTCCTATGAGTGCAGCAGCGACTGCGCCGACATGTCCTCCTACCTGAGCAGGTGTCACTCCTGCAGGGTGGAGAGAGGCTGCTTCATGGTCTATGACCGCACCAACTTCATGGGCAACCAGTATTTCCTGAGGAGGGGCGAGTACTCTGACTACCAGAGCATGATGGGAATGAACGACTGCATCAGGTCCTGCCGCATGATCCCCATG CACCGTGGCTCCTACAAGATGAGGATCTATGAGAGGGAGAACTTCGGAGGCCACATGCACGAGCTGATGGACGACTGCGACAACGTCATGGACCGTTACCGCATGTCCAACTGCATGTCCTGTAACGTGATGGACGGACACTGGCTGATGTACGAGCAGCCCCACTACAGAGGCAGGATGATGTACATGAGGCCTGGAGAGTACAGGAACTTCATGAACATGGGCATGAACAACATGAGGTTCATGAGCATGAAGCGCATCATGGACTCTTACTATTAG